A genomic segment from Drosophila willistoni isolate 14030-0811.24 chromosome 2L unlocalized genomic scaffold, UCI_dwil_1.1 Seg168, whole genome shotgun sequence encodes:
- the LOC6643386 gene encoding serine/threonine-protein kinase 10 isoform X1 encodes MSFINNLKKVFHLGGGEAKKKRLYNNIKMDTDPTEFWEMVGELGDGAFGKVYKAQHKEQKRFAAAKMCTLEDEENLSDHMVEIDILSEIKHPNIVELYEAFSLEDKLWMLIEYCDGGALDSIMVELEKPLTELQIAYVCKHMTEGLTFLHKNKVIHRDLKAGNVLLTMDGGVKLADFGVSAKNKHTMQKHDTFIGTPYWMAPELVLCETFRDNPYDHKVDIWSLGITLIELAQMEPPNSEMSPMRVLLKIQKSEPPKLEQPSRWSKEFNDFLKISLVKDPQQRPTTDVLLQHGFISRNLDAKPIKDLLLEYKAEVVEEVVDDEAEEPRNSALQLDLDDDSASLQSQDIDKLPGTPTSISRDSKEQSQPSSSLPAAAAAATTTTTTIKASSIPDKPNTIKDENAAPVVSSEPAPVAHTKVPAPAPPSPPQQQQQQPLQKIPEDVATAPELADKSEADKKHFVKKEKGKAPPPPPSANVAAAAAIARQSPEKLTAPSSPSPSPTSAIEVAIGQDGNMLELTKQQPPSPTASSIISVQSVVSSSSSSGGSVSNPILSSSTSLITINSDAPAAPPPASVLPPPPPPAGPAQHLILPNSLESVSQITVVTSTHPPVIIDNSVPPQQQPQNEVIIVSNDMNKSTHLNESSTDDDFPSLDDSLGEATTPPHKQSSMILAVNETTSAGAAAPAPTAGAAAAAAAAAAAVHARKLDESEVLIVSSSYADDDSAYNTASGSHDHSDQLMDTSHVSVVTVGDEVIKVKDSSNELIKRQPNGVLPEDVNIIVNRFKPAIADQEGSLSENGRRGGGIIEVQVSGSDVDSIGTNTSQESRHEVDTNNAKMLPPLPVQLTNPSVIDEEEEVVIRHKPPRPVPKTGSQGLSKEEIELRNLRKKTRKRTRKFEIDGVQMTTTTSRVIYGDEENGRIYDDHDFRKQELRELKLLQKQEKKQQTELHIKEQMAKEQQDRRFEQERISLEKTYEADMDTLARQHKQLVEKTEQTQENELRSSSKRIRSEQEQELKIFRENLKQEIRLLKQEVDLFPKDKRKDEFKQRRSAMELDHEEKERAFLDSLKERHELLLRRLSEKHRDHLATINRNFLQQKQNAMRTREALLWELEEKQLHERHQLSKRHVKELCFMQRHQMIIRHEKELDQVKRMLQRKEEDMVKKQTLEKRALPKRIRAERKARDLMFRESLRISTNLDPEMERDRLKKFQEQEKKRYMQEERRFEVKHQKQLEELRATRESAIRELEQLQNEKRKALVEHEHAKLSEIDERLKSELREWREQLVPRKQQLNSMVKALITQHEKRHGLVENRSEFEDLEVELPVRLRGIFNDRSSRFLPRNTFIDVQQMPRSRSSLLMMGGGNRSSLNFRGSAPDLSRSVPSTPIMHKQQRARMINEQVPEEDADDVDDMAERMKRASVATMPSQNQLRLITQMPADATNQAEVVKVVTSTPALNSAEDLTAKPAMSTFRQSTVTPPTPKTPEELGLVTNRFGRMDVAGGDAPVELRIHEGPVLTAQTQRLLHSTSFAIKRPSLASRSSGRSSLSSAQSMFNINDLIAANNRHTMSDAELIFDSGRKAAALLDEVQPQLRSSVKPSNGGSGHNRNNGSSVSADSAASTDDFYQDLYAQKYKLPRVNHRQLSLDEDSSAV; translated from the exons ATGTCGTTTATAAATAACCTGAAGAAGGTATTCCACCTGGGCGGTGGCGAGGCGAAAAAGAAACGCCtctataataatattaaaatggATACCGATCCAACAGAATTTTGGGAAATGGTCGGTGAATTGGGAGATGGTGCCTTTGGCAAGGTCTACAAGGCCCAACACAAGGAACAGAAACGTTTTGCAGCCGCCAAAATGTGTACTCTGGAGGATGAGGAGAATCTAAGCGATCATATGGTAGAAATTGATATACTCTCGGAAATAAAACATCCCAATATTGTTGAACTCTATGAGGCCTTCTCCTTGGAAGATAAATTATGG ATGCTTATTGAGTATTGCGATGGTGGAGCCTTGGATAGCATTATGGTGGAATTGGAGAAGCCGTTGACTGAGCTACAAATTGCCTATGTTTGCAAACACATGACCGAGGGTCTGACATTTTTGCATAAGAATAAGGTCATACATCGTGATCTAAAGGCTGGCAATGTTCTACTCACCATGGATGGTGGGGTCAAATTGG CGGATTTTGGTGTTTCGGCCAAAAACAAGCACACAATGCAAAAGCATGACACTTTTATTGGTACACCATATTGGATGGCACCCGAATTGGTGTTGTGCGAAACATTTCGCGATAATCCATATGATCATAAAGTTGACATTTGGTCACTGGGCATAACTCTAATTGAGTTGGCTCAAATGGAACCGCCCAATAGCGAAATGTCACCCATGCGTGTCCTACTTAAGATCCAAAAGAGTGAACCACCCAAATTGGAGCAACCGAGTCGTTGGAGCAAAGAGTTTAATGATTTCCTCAAGATATCTTTAGTCAAA GATCCCCAACAGCGTCCTACCACAGACGTGTTGCTGCAGCATGGTTTCATTAGTCGAAATCTAGATGCCAAACCCATTAAGGATTTATTATTGGAATACAAGGCTGAGGTTGTTGAAGAGGTTGTCGATGATGAGGCTGAG GAACCCCGCAACTCGGCGCTCCAGCTCGACCTGGACGATGACTCTGCTTCGCTGCAGAGCCAAGATATTGACAAAC TTCCAGGTACACCTACATCCATATCGCGGGATTCCAAAGAGCAATCCCAACCAAGTAGCAGTCTgccagcggcagcagcagcagcaacaacaacaacaacaacaattaaggCCTCCTCAATACCAGATAAACCAAACACAATTAAGGATGAAAATGCGGCGCCAGTGGTTAGTAGTGAGCCAGCACCGGTGGCTCATACCAAAGTGCCAGCACCAGCGCCGCCGTCaccaccacaacaacaacaacaacaaccactaCAAAAGATACCAGAAGATGTAGCAACTGCACCGGAATTGGCCGATAAATCCGAAGCGGATAAAAAG CACTTTgtgaaaaaggaaaagggcAAAGCCCCACCTCCTCCACCATCGGCCAACGTTGCCGCAGCCGCCGCAATTGCCAGACAGTCGCCGGAGAAGCTAACAGCTCCTTCATCACCCTCACCTTCGCCCACATCCGCCATTGAAGTGGCCATTGGCCAAGATGGCAATATGTTGGAGCTAACGAAACAGCAACCACCATCGCCCACAGCCTCCTCCATAATATCGGTGCAATCGGTGGTCTCTAGCTCTAGTTCGAGCGGAGGCAGTGTATCGAATCCAATTCTGAGCTCGAGCACTTCATTGATTACCATTAACAGTGATGCGCCAGCTGCTCCACCGCCAGCTAGCGTactaccaccaccaccaccaccagcaggCCCGGCTCAACATTTGATCTTACCGAATAGCTTGGAATCTGTGAGTCAAATCACTGTTGTGACTAGCACCCATCCACCTGTTATTATAGATAATTCTGTGCCACCTCAGCAGCAGCCGCAAAATGAGGTCATCATTGTATCGAATGATATGAACAAGAGCACTCATCTGAATGAGTCATCGACAGATGATGATTTCCCCTCGCTGGATGATAGTCTAGGTGAGGCCACAACACCTCCACATAAGCAATCCTCCATGATACTGGCGGTCAATGAGACAACATCAGCTGGTGCAGCTGCTCCTGCTCCAACTGCTggtgcagctgctgctgctgctgccgccgccgcgGCCGTTCATGCTCGCAAGCTAGACGAAAGTGAGGTCTTAATAGTAAGTTCCTCGTACGCGGATGATGATTCAGCCTATAATACTGCCTCGGGTAGCCATGATCACAGTGATCAGCTAATGGACACCAGTCATGTGTCAGTGGTTACCGTTGGCGATGAAGTGATCAAGGTTAAGGATAGCAGTAATGAGTTAATCAAACGACAGCCGAATGGCGTCCTACCCGAAGATGTTAATATTATAGTGAATCGCTTCAAGCCCGCGATAGCCGATCAAGAGGGCTCGTTGAGCGAGAATGGACGACGTGGTGGCGGCATCATTGAGGTGCAAGTCAGTGGCTCCGATGTGGATAGCATAGGCACGAACACTAGTCAGGAGAGTCGGCACGAGGTGGATACAAATAATGCCAAAATGCTACCTCCTCTGCCTGTCCAATTGACCAATCCATCGGTAATTGATGAGGAAGAGGAGGTCGTTATCAGACATAAGCCACCGCGTCCAGTACCCAAGACCGGTTCACAGGGCCTGTCCAAAGAGGAAATCGAACTGCGCAATTTGCGTAAGAAGACACGCAAGCGAACGCGTAAATTTGAGATCGATGGTGTTCAAATGACCACCACAACCAGTCGGGTGATCTATGGCGATGAGGAGAACGGACGTATCTACGATGATCACGATTTCCGCAAGCAGGAGCTGCGCGAACTCAAGTTACTGCAGAAGCAGGAGAAGAAGCAACAAACTGAATTGCATATTAAAGAGCAAATGGCCAAGGAGCAACAGGATCGACGTTTTGAGCAGGAACGCATATCGCTTGAGAAGACCTACGAAGCGGATATGGATACTTTGGCACGCCAGCACAAGCAGCTAGTGGAAAAGACCGAACAGACGCAAGAGAATGAACTGAGATCCTCATCGAAACGCATACGTTCCGAGCAGGAGCAAGAGCTTAAGATTTTCCGTGAGAATCTAAAACAAGAGATACGCCTTCTCAAGCAAGAAGTGGATCTCTTTCCCAAAGACAAGCGTAAGGATGAGTTCAAACAGCGTCGCTCTGCCATGGAACTGGATCATGAAGAGAAGGAGCGTGCCTTCCTCGATTCGCTGAAGGAGCGTCATGAATTGCTACTGCGACGTCTCAGTGAGAAACATCGCGATCATTTGGCCACAATAAATCGCAATTTCCTGCAACAGAAACAGAATGCCATGCGCACCCGTGAGGCTCTACTCTGGGAGCTGGAGGAGAAGCAATTGCATGAACGGCATCAACTCTCCAAGAGGCATGTCAAGGAATTGTGCTTCATGCAACGACATCAGATGATCATTAGGCATGAGAAGGAACTCGATCAGGTTAAGCGTATGCTGCAACGCAAAGAGGAGGATATGGTCAAGAAACAGACGCTAGAGAAACGCGCCTTGCCGAAGCGCATACGAGCTGAACGCAAAGCACGCGATCTCATGTTCCGTGAATCGTTGCGCATATCAACAAATCTCGATCCAGAGATGGAAAGAGATCGCTTGAAGAAG TTCCAAGAGCAGGAAAAGAAACGTTACATGCAAGAAGAACGTCGATTTGAGGTAAAACATCAAAAGCAACTGGAAGAACTCCGCGCCACACGCGAAAGCGCCATAAG AGAACTGGAACAGCTGCAGAATGAGAAACGCAAAGCTTTGGTTGAGCATGAGCATGCCAAACTCTCGGAGATCGATGAACGTCTTAAGTCTGAGTTGCGTGAATGGCGGGAGCAACTTGTGCCACGAAAACAG CAATTAAACTCCATGGTCAAAGCCTTGATTACCCAGCATGAGAAACGACATGGATTGGTGGAGAATCGTTCCGAATTCGAGGATCTTGAGGTTGAATTGCCTGTGCGTTTGCGGGGCATATTCAATGACCGTTCCTCACGTTTCTTGCCACGCAACACATTCATTGATGTCCAACAAATGCCCAGATCAAGATCATCCCTTCTCATGATGGGCGGTGGCAATCGTTCATCATTGAATTTCCGTGGCTCGGCTCCGGACTTGAGTCGCAGTGTGCCCAGTACTCCGATAATGCATAAGCAGCAAAGGGCCAGAATGATTAATGAACAGGTCCCAGAAGAGGACgctgatgatgttgatgacaTGGCCGAGCGAATGAAGCGAGCAAGTGTAGCCACTATGCCCTCACAAAATCAATTACGTCTAATCACCCAAATGCCGGCGGATGCCACCAATCAAGCCGAAGTGGTCAAGGTGGTGACAAGCACTCCAGCTCTTAACAGCGCCGAGGACTTAACTGCCAAGCCTGCCATGAGCACATTCAGACAAAGTACAGTGACACCGCCAACACCAAAAACTCCTGAGGAGTTGGGTTTGGTAACCAATCGCTTTGGTCGCATGGATGTCGCTGGCGGCGATGCACCTGTTGAGTTGCGCATACACGAGGGCCCTGTGCTGACGGCTCAGACCCAACGATTGCTGCACTCCACTTCGTTTGCCATCAAGCGACCCTCGCTGGCAAGTCGCAGCAGTGGCAGATCCTCACTGAGCAGCGCCCAATCCATGTTCAATATTAATGATCTGATTGCTGCCAACAACAGACACACCATGAGCGATGCCGAATTGATATTCGATTCGGGACGCAAAGCGGCTGCCCTTCTAGATGAAGTTCAGCCGCAGTTGAGATCATCGGTTAAACCTTCGAATGGTGGCAGTGGACACAATCGGAATAATGGCAGTTCTGTTTCAGCTGATTCGGCTGCCTCAACGGATGATTTCTATCAAGATTTATATGCCCAGAAGTATAAATTGCCACGTGTGAATCATCGTCAGCTTAGCCTAGATGAGGACTCGTCGGCTGTATGA
- the LOC6643386 gene encoding serine/threonine-protein kinase 10 isoform X2 — MSFINNLKKVFHLGGGEAKKKRLYNNIKMDTDPTEFWEMVGELGDGAFGKVYKAQHKEQKRFAAAKMCTLEDEENLSDHMVEIDILSEIKHPNIVELYEAFSLEDKLWMLIEYCDGGALDSIMVELEKPLTELQIAYVCKHMTEGLTFLHKNKVIHRDLKAGNVLLTMDGGVKLADFGVSAKNKHTMQKHDTFIGTPYWMAPELVLCETFRDNPYDHKVDIWSLGITLIELAQMEPPNSEMSPMRVLLKIQKSEPPKLEQPSRWSKEFNDFLKISLVKDPQQRPTTDVLLQHGFISRNLDAKPIKDLLLEYKAEVVEEVVDDEAEEPRNSALQLDLDDDSASLQSQDIDKLPGTPTSISRDSKEQSQPSSSLPAAAAAATTTTTTIKASSIPDKPNTIKDENAAPVVSSEPAPVAHTKVPAPAPPSPPQQQQQQPLQKIPEDVATAPELADKSEADKKHFVKKEKGKAPPPPPSANVAAAAAIARQSPEKLTAPSSPSPSPTSAIEVAIGQDGNMLELTKQQPPSPTASSIISVQSVVSSSSSSGGSVSNPILSSSTSLITINSDAPAAPPPASVLPPPPPPAGPAQHLILPNSLESQQPQNEVIIVSNDMNKSTHLNESSTDDDFPSLDDSLGEATTPPHKQSSMILAVNETTSAGAAAPAPTAGAAAAAAAAAAAVHARKLDESEVLIVSSSYADDDSAYNTASGSHDHSDQLMDTSHVSVVTVGDEVIKVKDSSNELIKRQPNGVLPEDVNIIVNRFKPAIADQEGSLSENGRRGGGIIEVQVSGSDVDSIGTNTSQESRHEVDTNNAKMLPPLPVQLTNPSVIDEEEEVVIRHKPPRPVPKTGSQGLSKEEIELRNLRKKTRKRTRKFEIDGVQMTTTTSRVIYGDEENGRIYDDHDFRKQELRELKLLQKQEKKQQTELHIKEQMAKEQQDRRFEQERISLEKTYEADMDTLARQHKQLVEKTEQTQENELRSSSKRIRSEQEQELKIFRENLKQEIRLLKQEVDLFPKDKRKDEFKQRRSAMELDHEEKERAFLDSLKERHELLLRRLSEKHRDHLATINRNFLQQKQNAMRTREALLWELEEKQLHERHQLSKRHVKELCFMQRHQMIIRHEKELDQVKRMLQRKEEDMVKKQTLEKRALPKRIRAERKARDLMFRESLRISTNLDPEMERDRLKKFQEQEKKRYMQEERRFEVKHQKQLEELRATRESAIRELEQLQNEKRKALVEHEHAKLSEIDERLKSELREWREQLVPRKQQLNSMVKALITQHEKRHGLVENRSEFEDLEVELPVRLRGIFNDRSSRFLPRNTFIDVQQMPRSRSSLLMMGGGNRSSLNFRGSAPDLSRSVPSTPIMHKQQRARMINEQVPEEDADDVDDMAERMKRASVATMPSQNQLRLITQMPADATNQAEVVKVVTSTPALNSAEDLTAKPAMSTFRQSTVTPPTPKTPEELGLVTNRFGRMDVAGGDAPVELRIHEGPVLTAQTQRLLHSTSFAIKRPSLASRSSGRSSLSSAQSMFNINDLIAANNRHTMSDAELIFDSGRKAAALLDEVQPQLRSSVKPSNGGSGHNRNNGSSVSADSAASTDDFYQDLYAQKYKLPRVNHRQLSLDEDSSAV; from the exons ATGTCGTTTATAAATAACCTGAAGAAGGTATTCCACCTGGGCGGTGGCGAGGCGAAAAAGAAACGCCtctataataatattaaaatggATACCGATCCAACAGAATTTTGGGAAATGGTCGGTGAATTGGGAGATGGTGCCTTTGGCAAGGTCTACAAGGCCCAACACAAGGAACAGAAACGTTTTGCAGCCGCCAAAATGTGTACTCTGGAGGATGAGGAGAATCTAAGCGATCATATGGTAGAAATTGATATACTCTCGGAAATAAAACATCCCAATATTGTTGAACTCTATGAGGCCTTCTCCTTGGAAGATAAATTATGG ATGCTTATTGAGTATTGCGATGGTGGAGCCTTGGATAGCATTATGGTGGAATTGGAGAAGCCGTTGACTGAGCTACAAATTGCCTATGTTTGCAAACACATGACCGAGGGTCTGACATTTTTGCATAAGAATAAGGTCATACATCGTGATCTAAAGGCTGGCAATGTTCTACTCACCATGGATGGTGGGGTCAAATTGG CGGATTTTGGTGTTTCGGCCAAAAACAAGCACACAATGCAAAAGCATGACACTTTTATTGGTACACCATATTGGATGGCACCCGAATTGGTGTTGTGCGAAACATTTCGCGATAATCCATATGATCATAAAGTTGACATTTGGTCACTGGGCATAACTCTAATTGAGTTGGCTCAAATGGAACCGCCCAATAGCGAAATGTCACCCATGCGTGTCCTACTTAAGATCCAAAAGAGTGAACCACCCAAATTGGAGCAACCGAGTCGTTGGAGCAAAGAGTTTAATGATTTCCTCAAGATATCTTTAGTCAAA GATCCCCAACAGCGTCCTACCACAGACGTGTTGCTGCAGCATGGTTTCATTAGTCGAAATCTAGATGCCAAACCCATTAAGGATTTATTATTGGAATACAAGGCTGAGGTTGTTGAAGAGGTTGTCGATGATGAGGCTGAG GAACCCCGCAACTCGGCGCTCCAGCTCGACCTGGACGATGACTCTGCTTCGCTGCAGAGCCAAGATATTGACAAAC TTCCAGGTACACCTACATCCATATCGCGGGATTCCAAAGAGCAATCCCAACCAAGTAGCAGTCTgccagcggcagcagcagcagcaacaacaacaacaacaacaattaaggCCTCCTCAATACCAGATAAACCAAACACAATTAAGGATGAAAATGCGGCGCCAGTGGTTAGTAGTGAGCCAGCACCGGTGGCTCATACCAAAGTGCCAGCACCAGCGCCGCCGTCaccaccacaacaacaacaacaacaaccactaCAAAAGATACCAGAAGATGTAGCAACTGCACCGGAATTGGCCGATAAATCCGAAGCGGATAAAAAG CACTTTgtgaaaaaggaaaagggcAAAGCCCCACCTCCTCCACCATCGGCCAACGTTGCCGCAGCCGCCGCAATTGCCAGACAGTCGCCGGAGAAGCTAACAGCTCCTTCATCACCCTCACCTTCGCCCACATCCGCCATTGAAGTGGCCATTGGCCAAGATGGCAATATGTTGGAGCTAACGAAACAGCAACCACCATCGCCCACAGCCTCCTCCATAATATCGGTGCAATCGGTGGTCTCTAGCTCTAGTTCGAGCGGAGGCAGTGTATCGAATCCAATTCTGAGCTCGAGCACTTCATTGATTACCATTAACAGTGATGCGCCAGCTGCTCCACCGCCAGCTAGCGTactaccaccaccaccaccaccagcaggCCCGGCTCAACATTTGATCTTACCGAATAGCTTGGAATCT CAGCAGCCGCAAAATGAGGTCATCATTGTATCGAATGATATGAACAAGAGCACTCATCTGAATGAGTCATCGACAGATGATGATTTCCCCTCGCTGGATGATAGTCTAGGTGAGGCCACAACACCTCCACATAAGCAATCCTCCATGATACTGGCGGTCAATGAGACAACATCAGCTGGTGCAGCTGCTCCTGCTCCAACTGCTggtgcagctgctgctgctgctgccgccgccgcgGCCGTTCATGCTCGCAAGCTAGACGAAAGTGAGGTCTTAATAGTAAGTTCCTCGTACGCGGATGATGATTCAGCCTATAATACTGCCTCGGGTAGCCATGATCACAGTGATCAGCTAATGGACACCAGTCATGTGTCAGTGGTTACCGTTGGCGATGAAGTGATCAAGGTTAAGGATAGCAGTAATGAGTTAATCAAACGACAGCCGAATGGCGTCCTACCCGAAGATGTTAATATTATAGTGAATCGCTTCAAGCCCGCGATAGCCGATCAAGAGGGCTCGTTGAGCGAGAATGGACGACGTGGTGGCGGCATCATTGAGGTGCAAGTCAGTGGCTCCGATGTGGATAGCATAGGCACGAACACTAGTCAGGAGAGTCGGCACGAGGTGGATACAAATAATGCCAAAATGCTACCTCCTCTGCCTGTCCAATTGACCAATCCATCGGTAATTGATGAGGAAGAGGAGGTCGTTATCAGACATAAGCCACCGCGTCCAGTACCCAAGACCGGTTCACAGGGCCTGTCCAAAGAGGAAATCGAACTGCGCAATTTGCGTAAGAAGACACGCAAGCGAACGCGTAAATTTGAGATCGATGGTGTTCAAATGACCACCACAACCAGTCGGGTGATCTATGGCGATGAGGAGAACGGACGTATCTACGATGATCACGATTTCCGCAAGCAGGAGCTGCGCGAACTCAAGTTACTGCAGAAGCAGGAGAAGAAGCAACAAACTGAATTGCATATTAAAGAGCAAATGGCCAAGGAGCAACAGGATCGACGTTTTGAGCAGGAACGCATATCGCTTGAGAAGACCTACGAAGCGGATATGGATACTTTGGCACGCCAGCACAAGCAGCTAGTGGAAAAGACCGAACAGACGCAAGAGAATGAACTGAGATCCTCATCGAAACGCATACGTTCCGAGCAGGAGCAAGAGCTTAAGATTTTCCGTGAGAATCTAAAACAAGAGATACGCCTTCTCAAGCAAGAAGTGGATCTCTTTCCCAAAGACAAGCGTAAGGATGAGTTCAAACAGCGTCGCTCTGCCATGGAACTGGATCATGAAGAGAAGGAGCGTGCCTTCCTCGATTCGCTGAAGGAGCGTCATGAATTGCTACTGCGACGTCTCAGTGAGAAACATCGCGATCATTTGGCCACAATAAATCGCAATTTCCTGCAACAGAAACAGAATGCCATGCGCACCCGTGAGGCTCTACTCTGGGAGCTGGAGGAGAAGCAATTGCATGAACGGCATCAACTCTCCAAGAGGCATGTCAAGGAATTGTGCTTCATGCAACGACATCAGATGATCATTAGGCATGAGAAGGAACTCGATCAGGTTAAGCGTATGCTGCAACGCAAAGAGGAGGATATGGTCAAGAAACAGACGCTAGAGAAACGCGCCTTGCCGAAGCGCATACGAGCTGAACGCAAAGCACGCGATCTCATGTTCCGTGAATCGTTGCGCATATCAACAAATCTCGATCCAGAGATGGAAAGAGATCGCTTGAAGAAG TTCCAAGAGCAGGAAAAGAAACGTTACATGCAAGAAGAACGTCGATTTGAGGTAAAACATCAAAAGCAACTGGAAGAACTCCGCGCCACACGCGAAAGCGCCATAAG AGAACTGGAACAGCTGCAGAATGAGAAACGCAAAGCTTTGGTTGAGCATGAGCATGCCAAACTCTCGGAGATCGATGAACGTCTTAAGTCTGAGTTGCGTGAATGGCGGGAGCAACTTGTGCCACGAAAACAG CAATTAAACTCCATGGTCAAAGCCTTGATTACCCAGCATGAGAAACGACATGGATTGGTGGAGAATCGTTCCGAATTCGAGGATCTTGAGGTTGAATTGCCTGTGCGTTTGCGGGGCATATTCAATGACCGTTCCTCACGTTTCTTGCCACGCAACACATTCATTGATGTCCAACAAATGCCCAGATCAAGATCATCCCTTCTCATGATGGGCGGTGGCAATCGTTCATCATTGAATTTCCGTGGCTCGGCTCCGGACTTGAGTCGCAGTGTGCCCAGTACTCCGATAATGCATAAGCAGCAAAGGGCCAGAATGATTAATGAACAGGTCCCAGAAGAGGACgctgatgatgttgatgacaTGGCCGAGCGAATGAAGCGAGCAAGTGTAGCCACTATGCCCTCACAAAATCAATTACGTCTAATCACCCAAATGCCGGCGGATGCCACCAATCAAGCCGAAGTGGTCAAGGTGGTGACAAGCACTCCAGCTCTTAACAGCGCCGAGGACTTAACTGCCAAGCCTGCCATGAGCACATTCAGACAAAGTACAGTGACACCGCCAACACCAAAAACTCCTGAGGAGTTGGGTTTGGTAACCAATCGCTTTGGTCGCATGGATGTCGCTGGCGGCGATGCACCTGTTGAGTTGCGCATACACGAGGGCCCTGTGCTGACGGCTCAGACCCAACGATTGCTGCACTCCACTTCGTTTGCCATCAAGCGACCCTCGCTGGCAAGTCGCAGCAGTGGCAGATCCTCACTGAGCAGCGCCCAATCCATGTTCAATATTAATGATCTGATTGCTGCCAACAACAGACACACCATGAGCGATGCCGAATTGATATTCGATTCGGGACGCAAAGCGGCTGCCCTTCTAGATGAAGTTCAGCCGCAGTTGAGATCATCGGTTAAACCTTCGAATGGTGGCAGTGGACACAATCGGAATAATGGCAGTTCTGTTTCAGCTGATTCGGCTGCCTCAACGGATGATTTCTATCAAGATTTATATGCCCAGAAGTATAAATTGCCACGTGTGAATCATCGTCAGCTTAGCCTAGATGAGGACTCGTCGGCTGTATGA